One Thermococcus sp. M39 genomic region harbors:
- a CDS encoding Hsp20/alpha crystallin family protein: protein MVRRVRRWDIWDPFDIMREIQEEIDSIFNEFFRGPRLWSYRRWGEPEYFEERIEGVWREPFVDIFDNGDEFIITAELPGVRKEDIKVRVTDDTVYIEAQVRREKELEREGAIRIERYYSGYRRVIRLPEEVIPEKAKAKYNNGVLEIRIPKKHPIKKEGEGFEVKVE, encoded by the coding sequence ATGGTGAGGAGAGTGAGAAGGTGGGACATCTGGGATCCGTTTGACATAATGAGAGAGATTCAGGAAGAGATTGACAGCATTTTCAACGAGTTCTTCAGAGGTCCAAGACTATGGAGTTACAGAAGGTGGGGCGAGCCAGAGTACTTTGAGGAGAGAATCGAAGGAGTCTGGAGAGAGCCATTCGTTGACATCTTTGACAATGGTGACGAGTTCATAATCACTGCTGAGCTCCCAGGTGTGAGAAAGGAGGACATCAAGGTTAGAGTAACTGATGATACTGTTTACATTGAAGCTCAAGTGAGAAGAGAGAAGGAGCTCGAGAGAGAGGGTGCAATTAGAATCGAGCGCTATTACAGCGGCTACAGGAGAGTCATCAGACTCCCAGAGGAGGTTATCCCAGAGAAGGCAAAGGCAAAGTACAACAACGGTGTCCTTGAGATCAGGATTCCAAAGAAGCACCCAATAAAGAAAGAAGGAGAAGGATTTGAGGTTAAGGTAGAGTGA
- a CDS encoding CDC48 family AAA ATPase, which produces MADKKEIKLKVASAYQRDVGRGIVRIDRKAMRTIGVQPGDIVEIIGTKNTAAVVWPAYPEDEGLDIIRMDGTIRKNAGVGLGDEVTVRKAEVKEAKKVVLAPTEPIRFGADFVDWLHSRLIGRPVVRGDYIKIGVLGQELTFVVTATTPAGIVQVTEFTEFTVSEKPVKEVAKTAALGVTYEDIGGLKDVIQKIREMIELPLKHPEIFEKLGIEPPKGVLLYGPPGTGKTLLAKAVANEANAHFIAINGPEIMSKYYGESEERLREVFKEAEENAPSIIFIDEIDAIAPKRSEVTGEVEKRVVSQLLTLMDGLKSRGKVIVIGATNRPDAIDPALRRPGRFDREIEVGVPDRQGRKEILQIHTRGMPIEPEFRKSDVKRILEELRGDERFRDIIDRAIEKVERAKDEKEIQDILKSLDERLYDEVKHRLIDALLEELADKTHGFVGADLAALAREAAMAALRRLIKEGKIDFEAEHIPKEVLEELKVTKRDFYEALKMIEPSALREVLLEIPNVRWDDIGGLEEVKEALREAVEWPLKYPEAFQALGINPPKGILLYGPPGTGKTMLAKAVATESEANFIGIRGPEVLSKWVGESEKNIREIFRKARQAAPTVIFIDEIDAIAPRRGTDVNRVTDRLINQLLTEMDGIEENSGVVVIAATNRPDILDPALLRPGRFDRLILVPAPDEKARYEIFKVHTRKMPLAEDVDLKELAKRTEGYTGADIAAVCREAAMNAMRRALKEGIIKPGVKMEEVRQKVKVTMKDFEEALKKVGPSVSKETMEYYRRIEEQFKKMRG; this is translated from the coding sequence ATGGCAGATAAGAAGGAAATCAAGCTTAAGGTTGCTTCCGCTTACCAGAGGGATGTTGGTAGGGGAATTGTTAGAATTGATAGGAAGGCTATGCGTACAATTGGCGTTCAGCCAGGAGACATAGTGGAAATTATTGGAACAAAGAACACAGCGGCAGTTGTTTGGCCAGCATACCCAGAGGATGAGGGCTTAGACATCATCAGAATGGACGGTACAATCAGAAAGAACGCTGGAGTTGGACTTGGAGATGAAGTAACTGTAAGGAAGGCTGAGGTCAAAGAAGCAAAGAAAGTTGTCTTAGCTCCAACAGAGCCAATCAGATTTGGAGCAGACTTCGTTGACTGGCTACACTCAAGGCTCATTGGAAGACCAGTGGTTAGAGGAGACTATATCAAAATTGGTGTCCTTGGACAGGAGCTTACCTTTGTTGTAACAGCAACGACACCAGCTGGAATCGTCCAGGTCACAGAGTTCACGGAGTTTACGGTCAGCGAGAAGCCAGTTAAAGAAGTTGCCAAGACAGCTGCCCTTGGGGTTACCTACGAAGACATTGGTGGTCTCAAGGACGTTATTCAGAAGATTAGAGAAATGATTGAGCTCCCGCTTAAGCACCCAGAAATCTTCGAGAAGCTCGGAATTGAGCCACCTAAGGGAGTTTTGCTCTATGGTCCACCAGGAACGGGTAAGACTTTACTTGCAAAGGCTGTGGCAAATGAAGCAAACGCTCATTTCATAGCCATCAACGGTCCAGAGATCATGAGCAAGTACTATGGTGAGAGTGAGGAAAGACTTAGAGAAGTCTTCAAGGAAGCTGAAGAAAACGCTCCAAGTATAATCTTCATTGACGAGATTGACGCAATAGCTCCAAAGAGGAGCGAAGTAACTGGAGAAGTTGAAAAGAGAGTCGTCAGCCAGCTCTTAACCTTGATGGACGGTCTCAAGTCAAGAGGAAAGGTCATCGTTATAGGTGCAACCAACAGACCTGATGCAATTGATCCAGCTCTGAGAAGACCAGGAAGATTCGACAGAGAGATTGAAGTTGGTGTTCCAGACAGACAGGGAAGAAAAGAAATCCTCCAGATTCACACAAGAGGAATGCCAATTGAGCCAGAATTCAGAAAGAGCGACGTTAAGAGAATCTTAGAAGAATTGAGAGGAGACGAGAGATTCAGAGATATCATTGACAGGGCAATAGAGAAAGTCGAGAGAGCCAAGGATGAAAAGGAAATCCAAGACATACTCAAGAGCCTCGATGAGAGGCTTTACGATGAGGTCAAGCACCGCTTAATTGATGCACTGCTGGAAGAGCTCGCAGATAAGACACATGGATTCGTAGGTGCAGACTTAGCAGCACTGGCAAGAGAAGCTGCAATGGCTGCACTGAGGAGATTAATCAAAGAAGGCAAGATTGACTTTGAGGCAGAGCACATTCCAAAAGAAGTCCTCGAGGAGCTTAAAGTAACTAAGAGGGACTTCTACGAGGCATTAAAGATGATTGAACCATCAGCACTCAGAGAAGTACTCCTTGAGATTCCAAATGTAAGATGGGACGACATAGGTGGGCTCGAAGAGGTTAAGGAAGCTTTAAGAGAAGCAGTTGAGTGGCCGCTCAAGTATCCAGAGGCATTTCAAGCATTAGGAATCAACCCACCAAAGGGAATTCTCCTCTATGGACCACCGGGAACTGGTAAGACAATGCTCGCTAAAGCTGTTGCAACAGAGAGCGAGGCTAACTTTATTGGAATCAGAGGTCCAGAAGTTTTAAGCAAATGGGTCGGTGAAAGTGAGAAGAACATCAGAGAGATCTTCAGAAAGGCAAGACAGGCTGCACCAACAGTGATATTCATCGATGAGATTGATGCAATTGCACCAAGAAGAGGAACTGACGTGAACAGAGTTACAGACAGGTTAATCAACCAGCTCCTCACAGAGATGGATGGTATTGAGGAGAACAGTGGTGTTGTTGTTATTGCAGCAACTAACAGACCGGACATCTTAGATCCAGCACTGCTCAGACCGGGAAGATTTGACAGATTAATCTTAGTTCCAGCACCAGACGAAAAAGCAAGGTACGAGATATTCAAAGTCCACACCAGGAAGATGCCTCTAGCTGAGGACGTTGACCTCAAAGAATTAGCCAAGAGGACAGAGGGCTACACAGGTGCAGACATTGCAGCGGTCTGCAGAGAGGCAGCAATGAATGCAATGAGAAGAGCACTCAAGGAAGGAATTATCAAGCCAGGAGTTAAGATGGAAGAAGTCAGACAGAAGGTCAAAGTCACAATGAAGGACTTCGAGGAGGCACTGAAGAAAGTTGGGCCGAGCGTCAGCAAGGAGACGATGGAGTACTACAGGAGAATAGAGGAGCAGTTCAAGAAGATGAGGGGCTGA
- a CDS encoding 2,3-bisphosphoglycerate-dependent phosphoglycerate mutase yields MPLLVLVRHGESLWNKLNLFTGWVDVPLSEKGIQEALKAGELLKDYKFDVIFTSELVRAIQTAMLIMSKNKHGVPKIEHESGKMKEWGIVYGKHGKNYIPVYTAWQLNERYYGKLQGWNKDYARKVYGDEQILLWARSYDMAPPGGESLKDTAERTIPYLKERIIPELEKGRNVLVSAHGNSLRSIVMHIENLTEEEVLRLNIPTGVPLVYEYKNGELIRKGYLTENGFINKIID; encoded by the coding sequence ATGCCACTGCTCGTTTTGGTCAGACACGGCGAAAGCCTCTGGAACAAGTTGAACCTTTTTACAGGCTGGGTTGATGTTCCTCTAAGCGAAAAAGGTATTCAAGAAGCATTAAAAGCTGGTGAACTTTTGAAGGATTACAAGTTTGATGTGATTTTTACTTCCGAGCTTGTGAGAGCAATTCAGACGGCAATGCTGATAATGAGTAAAAACAAACATGGAGTTCCAAAGATAGAGCATGAGAGTGGAAAAATGAAAGAATGGGGTATTGTTTACGGAAAGCACGGAAAAAATTACATTCCAGTTTACACGGCATGGCAGCTAAATGAGCGCTATTATGGGAAGCTCCAAGGCTGGAACAAGGACTATGCGAGGAAGGTCTATGGCGATGAGCAAATTCTGCTTTGGGCACGAAGCTACGATATGGCACCTCCGGGAGGGGAGAGCCTAAAGGATACCGCTGAAAGGACAATACCTTACTTAAAAGAAAGAATAATTCCAGAGCTTGAAAAAGGCAGGAATGTTCTGGTCTCAGCCCATGGAAACAGCCTGAGGTCAATTGTGATGCATATTGAGAACCTAACAGAGGAAGAAGTGCTTAGACTCAACATACCCACTGGAGTGCCACTAGTTTATGAATATAAAAACGGAGAGCTAATCAGAAAAGGTTACCTCACAGAAAACGGCTTCATAAATAAGATAATTGACTAA
- a CDS encoding M67 family metallopeptidase, with protein MKLIIKGKHLFMILEDAKKSRIEICGFLLGRQEGHDIIVEEVIFTKNKLNSSTAFEIDPLEIVKVLDYADGKELEVVGIFHSHLGKPIPSERDIRGMKLWRNVWLIVDNRGNYGAFILKNGRVEEVEVEVIQS; from the coding sequence ATGAAGCTGATCATCAAAGGTAAACATTTATTCATGATTTTAGAGGACGCCAAGAAAAGCAGGATTGAGATATGCGGCTTCTTACTCGGGAGACAGGAGGGGCATGATATCATAGTTGAGGAAGTTATTTTCACAAAAAACAAGCTGAATTCTTCGACTGCTTTCGAGATAGATCCCCTTGAGATTGTTAAGGTTCTCGATTATGCAGATGGAAAGGAGTTAGAGGTAGTTGGAATTTTCCACTCTCATCTGGGCAAACCAATTCCTTCAGAGAGGGACATTAGAGGAATGAAGCTCTGGAGAAATGTTTGGCTCATTGTTGACAATAGAGGGAATTATGGGGCTTTTATTTTGAAAAATGGGAGAGTTGAGGAGGTAGAGGTTGAGGTCATTCAATCCTAA
- the mobB gene encoding molybdopterin-guanine dinucleotide biosynthesis protein B: MKAVAFVGYKKSGKTTALENVAKILKERGYKIGIAKSMHTEFDREGTDTQRFRQIADYVLVKAQDTDAFLFKSKGINAFLSLMPEVDFLLLEGFKSIKHVPKIICAKSEEEVRELNDGLAIAVSGVIANEKSGEIDGLPIINALEEPEKLADLIEKKAFMLPNIDCHMCGFTCYEMAKFIVKGEKTLKDCKVISSKPKVIVKIDGKVLPMKDWVQEMVEKTIRGLLSSMKGYKEGKIEIRIE, encoded by the coding sequence ATGAAGGCTGTCGCTTTTGTTGGCTATAAGAAGAGTGGAAAAACTACAGCACTTGAGAATGTTGCCAAAATCTTGAAGGAGAGAGGTTACAAAATTGGAATAGCGAAGAGCATGCATACTGAGTTTGACAGAGAAGGGACTGATACTCAGAGATTTAGGCAGATAGCAGACTATGTCCTCGTTAAAGCCCAAGATACTGATGCTTTTCTGTTCAAATCCAAGGGCATAAATGCTTTTCTCTCACTCATGCCCGAGGTTGACTTTTTGTTGCTTGAGGGCTTTAAATCAATAAAGCACGTTCCCAAAATCATCTGCGCTAAGAGCGAAGAAGAAGTCAGAGAGCTAAACGATGGGCTTGCTATAGCAGTGAGCGGTGTCATAGCAAATGAAAAGAGCGGAGAAATTGACGGCTTACCAATAATAAACGCCCTTGAGGAGCCAGAGAAGCTTGCTGACCTAATCGAGAAAAAAGCCTTCATGCTCCCGAACATTGACTGCCATATGTGTGGATTCACATGCTATGAAATGGCCAAGTTCATCGTTAAGGGAGAGAAAACACTTAAAGACTGTAAGGTCATAAGTTCAAAGCCAAAAGTGATAGTAAAGATTGACGGAAAAGTCCTTCCAATGAAGGACTGGGTGCAGGAGATGGTGGAAAAGACGATAAGGGGCTTGCTTTCCTCGATGAAAGGATACAAAGAAGGAAAGATTGAGATTAGGATTGAATGA
- a CDS encoding LSm family protein — MSEPLLDETLKKWRGKKIALAVNSEHSFIGILKDFDEESILLENVTDVVGNKGKELLVKIDDVSWIMLMGD, encoded by the coding sequence ATGAGCGAGCCTCTGCTTGATGAAACTCTCAAGAAGTGGAGGGGCAAGAAAATTGCCTTAGCGGTTAACAGCGAGCACTCATTTATCGGAATCCTCAAGGATTTTGATGAGGAGTCAATTCTGCTGGAGAACGTGACAGATGTGGTTGGAAACAAGGGAAAAGAGCTTTTAGTCAAAATTGATGATGTAAGCTGGATAATGCTCATGGGTGATTGA